One part of the Acetoanaerobium sticklandii genome encodes these proteins:
- a CDS encoding DUF4860 domain-containing protein translates to MKKNNKGVSKVEVILVMILILLMGLAVFTLVVSSSDTYKNVIDEKENLSNLRIAASYIDNKIKQSDEQSSIYIKNNPINGEASIVIVQRVDNENYETWIYLSDKMLKEAYIKQNQEFTDDMSFDIASIEEFVPSINDDIMEITISGNKASDTFSKRYLKINLKSNEG, encoded by the coding sequence ATGAAAAAAAATAATAAAGGAGTAAGCAAGGTAGAAGTGATTCTCGTTATGATATTAATCCTGCTTATGGGGTTAGCGGTGTTCACCCTAGTAGTATCCTCTAGTGATACCTATAAAAATGTCATAGATGAAAAAGAGAATTTATCAAATCTAAGAATTGCTGCTTCATATATAGATAATAAAATAAAACAATCTGATGAGCAGTCCTCTATCTATATTAAGAATAATCCTATAAATGGAGAAGCATCTATTGTAATAGTTCAAAGGGTAGATAATGAAAATTATGAAACCTGGATATATTTAAGCGATAAAATGCTTAAAGAAGCTTATATAAAACAAAATCAGGAATTTACTGACGATATGAGCTTTGATATAGCCTCTATCGAAGAGTTTGTACCGAGCATTAATGATGATATTATGGAAATTACAATTTCAGGAAATAAAGCTTCCGATACATTTTCAAAGAGATATTTAAAAATAAACTTGAAATCAAATGAAGGATAG
- a CDS encoding prepilin-type N-terminal cleavage/methylation domain-containing protein, with product MNKRNGFTLIEIIISIGIVSFLSVYLLQIFITAKNLNEVTYDLDNAVIVSKSVMESLSAGEKIGPDSDDIILKNARKLSDELIYTVKLGDDFQPVDSDFVDSSYIMNITLDLVDSSELSNMGLYNISVDIQREKPYFLKSSQNKEIYALNASKGLLLDIGGDTSD from the coding sequence TTGAATAAGAGAAATGGATTTACTTTGATTGAAATAATAATATCTATAGGAATAGTCTCTTTTCTAAGTGTATACCTCCTTCAGATATTTATAACAGCAAAAAACTTAAACGAAGTCACCTATGATTTAGACAATGCAGTCATTGTAAGCAAATCAGTTATGGAATCCCTATCAGCAGGAGAAAAAATTGGTCCAGATAGTGATGATATAATACTAAAAAATGCAAGGAAGCTTTCCGATGAATTAATATATACAGTAAAACTAGGTGATGATTTCCAACCAGTAGATAGTGATTTTGTGGACTCTTCCTATATTATGAATATCACTTTGGATTTAGTAGATTCATCAGAGCTTAGTAATATGGGTTTATACAACATATCAGTTGATATACAAAGGGAAAAGCCATATTTCTTGAAATCTAGCCAAAATAAAGAAATTTATGCATTAAATGCCTCTAAAGGACTACTACTAGATATAGGAGGCGATACAAGTGATTAA
- a CDS encoding type IV pilus twitching motility protein PilT → MIELQSLLKEAVDKMASDIFISVGVPPTLKINGQLIKVDDEKLNPETAKKMISELFKTEEDFLDFVKAGEKDFSTSLAGIGRFRVAAYIQRGSMAAAIRVLRFESLDLGQLNIPTEILDFHSKKKGLILVTGPTGSGKSTTLSAIISLINKKRSCHILTLEDPIEYLHKHDKSIVDQREIGIDTKSYSMALKSALRQAPDVILIGEMRDYETVSIALTAAETGHLVLSTLHTTSAAKTIDRIIDVFEPSQQQQIRVQLSTVLTAVVTQQLLPSIDDSRIPAFEVMIANPNIRNLIREAKIPQIDAAIQTGRAFGMMSMDMSIANLYNEGKITKETALAYAVNPEGITKYFK, encoded by the coding sequence ATGATTGAGCTACAATCTCTACTAAAAGAAGCAGTTGACAAAATGGCCTCAGATATATTTATAAGTGTTGGAGTACCACCTACACTTAAGATAAATGGACAATTAATAAAGGTTGATGATGAAAAATTAAATCCAGAAACGGCAAAAAAGATGATAAGCGAACTATTTAAAACAGAGGAAGACTTTCTTGATTTTGTAAAAGCTGGGGAAAAAGATTTTTCTACATCTTTAGCTGGAATTGGAAGGTTTAGAGTAGCTGCATACATCCAAAGAGGCTCTATGGCAGCGGCTATAAGGGTACTGAGGTTTGAATCACTAGACCTTGGACAGCTTAATATTCCAACAGAAATTCTTGATTTTCACAGTAAGAAAAAAGGCTTGATTTTAGTTACTGGGCCTACTGGCTCTGGAAAATCTACAACACTATCGGCAATAATAAGCTTAATCAATAAAAAAAGATCATGCCATATTCTTACGCTAGAAGATCCTATTGAGTATCTTCATAAGCATGACAAGAGCATAGTGGATCAAAGAGAAATAGGAATAGATACCAAAAGCTATTCCATGGCATTAAAATCTGCATTAAGACAAGCACCAGATGTAATTTTAATAGGAGAAATGAGAGATTATGAAACTGTATCAATAGCTCTTACAGCAGCTGAAACAGGACATCTTGTATTATCTACGCTACATACAACTAGTGCAGCAAAAACCATAGACAGAATAATCGATGTGTTTGAACCATCGCAGCAGCAGCAAATAAGAGTTCAGCTTTCAACGGTTCTTACGGCTGTTGTGACTCAACAGCTTCTTCCATCGATAGACGATAGTAGGATACCTGCATTTGAGGTGATGATAGCAAACCCTAATATTAGAAATCTAATAAGAGAGGCTAAAATACCTCAAATAGATGCAGCAATACAAACTGGAAGAGCTTTTGGTATGATGAGTATGGACATGAGCATAGCAAATCTATATAATGAAGGAA